A section of the Pseudomonas fluorescens genome encodes:
- a CDS encoding DUF2946 domain-containing protein has product MGASANRSTLRRQPVRLARGSWISLFAMLMIFIGPLISQAMPMDHHAGMSMQMSMDDICHAAPQHPAEHAKAPAADHVMWEKCGYCSLLFSCPALPGSVSFVALGHPLPATGLIPAPRLGHARQSIFPGARSRAPPIQS; this is encoded by the coding sequence ATGGGTGCATCCGCCAACAGGTCGACCCTGCGCCGCCAGCCCGTAAGGCTGGCACGCGGCAGTTGGATCAGCCTGTTTGCCATGCTGATGATCTTTATCGGACCGCTGATTTCCCAAGCGATGCCGATGGATCATCACGCCGGTATGTCCATGCAGATGTCCATGGACGACATCTGCCATGCCGCACCCCAGCACCCGGCCGAGCATGCCAAGGCTCCCGCCGCCGACCACGTCATGTGGGAAAAATGCGGCTATTGCAGCTTGTTGTTCAGTTGCCCGGCCCTGCCTGGCAGTGTCTCGTTCGTGGCCCTCGGCCACCCACTGCCGGCCACCGGCCTGATCCCCGCACCGCGCCTGGGCCATGCCCGGCAGAGCATCTTCCCCGGCGCCCGCAGTCGCGCCCCGCCGATCCAGTCGTAG
- a CDS encoding copper chaperone PCu(A)C, which translates to MLKSSLLLAALLLPVFSAANADDYKAGDLLVSDPWSQELPPNAPTVAAYFVIHNQGDAPDRLLSVDTPVAAKAELHEHVMQGDLMKMQQVPSVAVPPKGELTFAPMAYHVMLLDLQDRSQLRDGQRFPLTLNFEKAGPVKVQVSVQKVPPTVGHEHKHAQ; encoded by the coding sequence ATGCTCAAATCTTCCCTGCTTCTGGCGGCCTTGCTGCTGCCTGTGTTCAGTGCTGCCAATGCCGATGACTACAAGGCCGGCGACCTGCTGGTTAGCGATCCCTGGTCCCAGGAATTGCCGCCCAACGCACCGACGGTTGCCGCCTACTTTGTGATCCATAACCAGGGCGACGCCCCGGACCGCCTGCTCAGCGTCGATACGCCGGTGGCGGCCAAGGCCGAGCTGCATGAGCATGTGATGCAGGGCGACCTGATGAAGATGCAACAGGTCCCCAGCGTGGCCGTGCCACCCAAGGGCGAACTGACCTTCGCGCCAATGGCCTATCACGTGATGCTCCTGGATCTTCAAGATCGCAGCCAGCTGCGCGACGGCCAGCGCTTTCCGCTGACCCTGAACTTCGAAAAGGCCGGGCCGGTAAAAGTGCAAGTCTCGGTGCAAAAAGTACCGCCGACGGTCGGCCACGAGCACAAGCACGCCCAGTAA
- a CDS encoding DUF2946 domain-containing protein → MARQRFAFAWIACLAVLFNAFAMPMAGAMQQGQSPAEQMLWGSFCSSNASKLVAISLGKLDIPAPQQDEHSAMQHCWCCSGSAPLVALPGHVPQLYLTRIDPATGLPSPALQSPTPRQQWPSLNPRASPNV, encoded by the coding sequence ATGGCCCGTCAACGCTTTGCATTTGCCTGGATCGCCTGCCTTGCAGTGCTGTTCAATGCGTTTGCCATGCCGATGGCCGGGGCGATGCAGCAGGGCCAGAGCCCTGCCGAGCAAATGCTGTGGGGCAGTTTCTGTTCGTCCAACGCCAGCAAGCTGGTGGCGATCTCCCTGGGCAAGCTGGATATACCGGCACCACAACAGGACGAGCACTCCGCCATGCAGCATTGCTGGTGCTGTTCGGGCTCGGCGCCGCTGGTGGCGCTGCCGGGGCATGTGCCGCAGTTGTATCTCACACGGATCGACCCGGCGACTGGCCTGCCATCGCCCGCCCTGCAAAGCCCGACCCCGCGCCAGCAATGGCCCAGCCTCAACCCCCGCGCCTCTCCGAACGTTTGA